The window TGAAGAGCTCTATTACTTTTTCGTCGGTATGGTCGGTGCATTGGTAGCATGCGTAATCCTGGTCTATTTTAAATTTAAAGCAAGCATGCACCTTATGGCTATAAGCAGCCTGACAACATTCGTAGTCGGTATTGCTTTTCATTACGAAGTAAACATCACTTTAGGGATTGCAGCACTCATTTTTTTAACAGGATTGGTTGCATCTGCCAGACTCTACTTAAAAGCCCACACCCCTCAGGAAATGATCGTCGGAATCATTATCGGCTTTATCCCGCAACTGATCACTTTCAACTCGTGGTTATAAAATATAGAAGATCAACCCCAGCTGAAGCACCCTCATATCGATCGGGTCGCCTGTTATTGTCTCCCTATTCTCTATAAGGTCATTGAGCTGGTATTGCACGTAAAAGTTCCATGTATTATAGCCAAAACTTAAATACGCTCCGTATTGGAGTTTTCTGATATCCGGGTTAGTGAATGACAGTCTGTTATCGGCATCTATGTACCTGGAGCGGTTTGCAAAATTATAACCCAGCTTTATTCCTGAATAAATACGCCAGAAGCTATGTGTTCCGGCTTTAGAAGTACGCCATCTGAACTCTATGGGCACATCTATCATATGCGCTTCTATCTTGTTCCTCTTAAAGTCGATGGAATCAGGAATACGCTCATAGTAGATCTCTTCTCCGCTTTTAACAGCCCGCAGGTTACTGTAAAACGAATTAACGGAGTAACCCACACCAATTCCAAAACCAATATTCCGTCTTGCATTCAGGGGAACATCTTTTATAAAACCAAGTTGTAAACCATATGGAAGGCTGCTCTGATCGACATTTGTCGGCCTGTTTAACAACGCATTGTAACTTATCCCTATATAAAACTGGTCTTCCAGGTACTTATCATCAGGCTCTCTGATCAGCAATGAATCTAACGCCTGTGCCTGGAGCACCAAAACATTCAGCATCGTAAAAATGATCGTCAGATGATATCTCATACAGGTATAGTTTAAAACAAATATAAGAGTATAATTAAAAAACCATGCCAATAAAAAATAATAAAAGCGCTTCTATTTCTAGAAGCGCTTTTATTAAGTTAAAAAGAAATCTGTTTTAGTTCTGTGAAGCTTTACCAACACGGGTTGTATAATTTATCTTCAAAGCATTAACCTTTCTTAATTGTTGTTTTATATCAGACACAAGTCCCATGTTAGTTTCTTTATCAACCTTAAGAGCGGTTGTAAGAACATTCTGGATCTCAGGTCGCTTGCCTGCTCTTTCCTCCAGAACATACGCGCCAACATCACTCACGTCTCTTAATTGATCATTCAACTGAACTCTCGATGCAGTTCCATAGGTTGCTTGATATCTTTCATGTGGTTTTCCCGCATAAATGTATATGATCCTATCTTTTTTATCAAGTTTCTGTACCTGATCTGCATACGGCAGTTCATTAACCACTTTCAATTCACTATCCTTCATCGTCGTTACTGTCATAAAGAAAAACAGCAACATAAACACGATATCAGGTAATGAGGCGGTTGAAACCGGAGGCAATTCGCCTTTCTTTTTCTTTGTGAATTTAGCCATAATACCTCGTTTTAATTAGTTTTATTAGGCTCAGCTTCTGATAATTTCTGAGGATAGGCCTCCTTAATATCGTCCAGCATTGTTTTAAGCCTGTCTTTCCTAGCTTCTTCAGTTTGAGGATTATCAAATTCCTCCTGCATCTGAACATAGTTCAATCCTGCATTTGGATACTTGCTTTCGGCATAACGATTACGCAAATCATTATACGCAGCCACCAATTCGTTCTGAACAGCTATATAAGTACCGTATTTTGTTTCCCTGTCATTCTGCAAGGAAATGATCGCTTTCGTTGGATTATCCGACGATTCTGGATCTTTTTTCCCTCTACAGTATGAACAAGCAGCATCTCCTGTACCTCCACCGTTATCCAGAAATTCCATTGCGGCTTTTCTTAGATCATCTAACTGCATTGGCTGTTCTTCAACAAGCAACTGACCGTTTTTATTAACGACTACAGTAAAGATGTTTTTTTGTTTGATCACCGGCGGGTCAACAACTTCCTCATCTGGCGGCAACTTTCTGTTGATACCACTATCTGTCTCTATGGTAGTTGTTACCAGGAAAAAGATAAGCAGCAAGAAAGCAATATCTGCCATAGAGCCCGCGTTAACTTCCGGTATTGCTCTTTTTGCCATAATTTATCGAACTTTTTTAAATCCAGACACCACCATTGACAAAACTGCCATAGCAGCCAAAATATAGAAGGCTATCAGCCCAGCTCCAACTGTCTTGGAAGTACCTTCAGAAGTTTCTATTCCTCTTTCGGCCATTTTAGTCAGGTCAACATCAGTACCACTTGATACGGCATAACTCACTATAACTACAAGGGCGAATACACCTAGTGAAATTAATGCCTTTTTAAGTTTATTCGGATGTGTTACCAGATTAACTAAAGTGAACAACAATGCTACAACAGCAGCCAAAATAGTCATATACTTCCCTAAGTTAATCATTATATCAATAGTGTTGGAACCACTAGGATCTTCCGACCGGGCAATCAATGCCCACAAAATCACCCCAACTACACCAAGCGCTATCGCTAGTATTTTTGCTATTTTATACATATGTCGTATATTTTATTTTATTATTTCTTATGCGCTGCAAGCATATTTATTAATGTAATAGACGAATCTTCCATATCATTTACAAGTGTATCAATTTTTGCAATGATATAGTTATAGAAGATTTGAAGAATAATAGCAACGATAAGACCAAATACAGTTGTTAATAATGCCACCTGGATATCACCTGCGATCAATGATGCATCTAGGTTACCAACTGCTGCAATCTTTTCGAATGCCTGGATCATACCGATTACAGTACCCATGAACCCAAGCATCGGAGCAATAGCAATAAATAATGACAACCAGGAAACGTTTTTCTCTAATTGTCCCATTTGCACACCTCCGTAGGCAACAACAGATTTTTCAGCCATCTCTATCCCTTCAGCCGATCTATCCAAACCTTGATAGAATATCGAAGCAACAGGACCTCTTGTGTTTCTACATACTTCCTTAGCAGCCTCAACGCCTCCTGAAGACAATGCATCCTCAACTTGCTGAGTTAGCTTTTTTGTGTTTGTTGTAGCCATGTTCAAGAATATAATTCTTTCGATTGCTACTGCAAGACCTAAGATTAAACAGAGCAATACAACTCCCATAAATCCTGCACCACCTTGTATAAATTTTTCTTTTAATACTTGATGGAATGATTTTGATTCTTCAGCAGGGGCTTCATCTTGTACAAGAGCCGCTGCATCATCAATAGCAACAATTTCTGAAATGTTTTCAGCTACCACAGGCTCAAGTGCCTTAGCGTTGGCATTTGTTGCGTTTAGAGCCAATAATCCAGCTACAGCCAGAATAGAGAATAATCTTTTCATTTTCTTTTAAACTTAATTTTGTTAGTTAATAGGGTTAAAGATAAAAAAATTATAATTAAATAATTAAACTACAGCAGAGAGGAAGGGATTCGAACCCTCGATACGGTTTTGCCGTATACACACTTTCCAGGCGTGCGCCTTCGACCACTCGGCCACCTCTCTGTATCCGTAACTTTTAGGGTGCCTAAATAACAAATTTTTTTTTAGACCAAGAAATTAAATCTAGTTTTTTAACTCATTTCGCCCCTCAAAGCTGTTTCGAATACAATTTTAAAAGTATTTTGACTAATTTCAGCACCTAACAGATACATCAACTTGGCAATAGCTGCCTCTGTTGTGATATCTTTTCCGCTAATGATGCCCAGTTCTTGTAAATGCACACTTGTTTCATATTGCCCCATACTCACACTTCCGCCCGAACATTGGGTTACATTTACAATATATTTACCTGCTTCGGAAGCATTTTTCAGTACCTCATAAAACCAGGGTGCTGTGGGAGCATTCCCCGCACCATAAGTCTCTATTATAACAGCCCTTACAAAATCGTTGTTCACTACACACTCAAAACTATGCCTGCTAATCCCCGGAAATAGCTTTACCACGACAATTCCCGCATCCAGTTTTTTGCGAACCACCAACTTTTTATCCGTTGGTTTCATCAAATATTCCTTATTGACCTTCAAATGCACCCCGCTTTCTGCCAATGCAGGATAATTCAACGATGCGAATGCCTGAAAATGCTCGGCATTTATTTTTGTGGTCCTATTCGCCCTGTACAATTTATATTCAAAATAAAGACACACCTCCTTTATTACCGGTTCACCATCTTCCATCAAGGAAGCGATCTCTATTGATGTAATTAAGTTCTCTTTGGCATCAGTTCTTAAATCTCCGATAGGCAACTGCGAACCGGTAAAAATTACCGGCTTCGAAAGATTTTCAAGCATAAAGCTCAGTGCAGAGGCCGTATAGCTCATCGTATCGCTGCCATGTAGCACGACGAAGCCGTCAAAGTTATCGTAGTTCTCTTCAATAATCTCGACGATTTTTACCCAAAACCCGGGATTCATGTTCGAAGAGTCTATGGGCTCATCAAAGGATATTGTCGAAATTTCGCAATTCAGGTGCGATAACTCGGGAATGCGCTTTAACAGTTTATCAAAATTAAAAGCCCTGAGGGCTCCGGTTTTGTAATCTTTGATCATTCCGATTGTCCCTCCTGTATAAACCAGCAATATATTCGGTTTTCTACTCATACGCTACGCTGTCAATCATGTTGAAACACTCAATCGTTAAGAAGCAATGCCATTAAAGGTCAAACTTATTTTTAACCGGATTGGCGTACATGGCCAAAAAGTTCTTTAAAGCCACCTCATTATTCTTCTCCACTCTCCTTGCAATCCGTCTGTCAAACTGCCGCTTCTGCTTTTCGTTATATTCGTTTTGAAAACGCGTGGTATTATAAAGCAGATCGTAAGCCATATAATTTGACGGCCACAGCTTGTAATTCTTATGGATCTGACAATCTATCACATCGGCTAACATCTGATATTGTTTGTTGACAGGCTCCCCGCTGTTACGGATATCATCCAACTCACCGTCAAGCACATCTCCTATCGAAATATGAATATGTTTTTTCTGACCTGTTGCACCTTTTAAAATAGAATTGAAATCCTCGTTATTGGACTTCACATATTCTTTATCATAATGCTTAGCCATCAGCTCCGGCATTTTAAGCATGTCGGTAGGATCGTATTCATATGATATAGAAACCGGAACTATCCTTATTTTCTTAAAATATTCCATCACATCGCTTTTTCCTGCAGCCAGGCCTATCATTTTCAACACTCCCTGATGCGTCTGATCGTTTCCGTCTTTTGTCCTTCCTTCACGTTGTGCAATCCACACACTTCTTTTTTCAAGACCAATCAAATCCCTGATGTATTCAGAAACAAGCCTGGAACTCTGTAACATCTCTCTTGGAGTAAGCGCTCTTCGGATCAAAAAATTCCTGTTGAGTTTTGAAAGCGCCATCAGAAAAGGCTTTTGCACCAGATTATCTCCAATAGCTGAAGCCGTCATTATCTGACGGTGTTCATACAAAGCAACATTGAGTAAAGACGTGTCTAGAATTATATCCCTGTGATTAGAGATGAAAAGGTAAGGTGTATCCGGATCCAATGTTTCAAATCCGTTGGTCGTGAAACCTTCTGAACTACGTTCAATTACATTCTTTACCGCATGGTAAATGACTTTGGTTTGAAAATCTCGAATCGAGTTACACGCTAAAACCTCCTCTCTGATTGTTTCGGGGGTTTTATCCGGAAATGCAAAATGAAGCAATGCTTTTATCATCGGATGCCCATAAACTTTTTGGAGAGCACCGTTCACTTCTTCATCTTTATACGGTCTTATTTGGTCAAATCTTGTCAATGATTAGGTTTTAGTTAAGCAAATGAACAAAATTTTGATGAGTTAATAAATTATACACCAAAAACTTCTTTAGAATTCAAGGTCGTCTGTTTTACAATCACCTCTAACGGCAGATTATAAACATCTACGAGTTTTTCCGCAACATTCATCACATAAGCACTCTCATTACGCTTGCCCCTATAGGGTGTCGGAGCCAGATAAGGAGCATCGGTTTCTAAAACGACATGCTTTAAGTCTATCTGGTTCAAAAACTTATCGATCTTTCCGTTTTTAAAGGTAACAACCCCGCCTATACCCAATTTCATATTGAGTGATATCGCTTTTTCAGCCTGTTCAAGATCTCCGGTAAAGCAATGAAAAATACCGTAGAGGTCTTCTCCCTTATGATCTTCCAGCACTTCAAAAACCTCACTAAAAGCATCCCTGCAATGGATCACAATGGGAAGTTTATACTTTTTCGCCAACCCGATCTGCATGCTAAAAGCATCTTGTTGTTCTTTTAAAAAGGTCTTATCCCAATACAGGTCAACACCAATCTCTCCGATTGCATAAAATTTATGCTTAGCCAGCAACTCCTCCACATGTAGAATCTCACTTCTGTAGCCTTCTTTCACATGGGTAGGATGCAGTCCTGTCATCAAAAAAACACAATCGGGATAATCGGCCTTCAACTTTAGCATGCGATCCGTATAAGTAGAATCGATTGCGGGAACAAAAAAGCGCTTCACTCCCAGATCAATTGCACGCTTTATCATATCGTCGCGATCATCATCAAAAGCCTCACTATATAAATGGGTATGTGTGTCTGTTAAAATCATGGCGCAAAAGTAAAAATATAATTACAACTATGCCCCTTTCATTTAAATTCATAAAAAAAACGTCTACCAGCTTTTATTTACTCGATCATCGAGATTTAAATGCTCCGACGCTTGTCCTTGTGAAATATTCCAAAAGGAATTTCACAGGGCTTGCGTCGAAATGTTTTGCCATGCGCCGGCCGGCTCCATCGCCAAAAAGGTCTACCAGACCTTTTCTTTACGCTTGCCCTCTCGTGGACTTGCCCCGAGGTTGTTTACTAAGAAAGCTTCTTCAACAATTGCCTGGCTTTCTTATACTCTTCGGCATCATCGGTGATCTTTTCCAGTTGAATTTTACTTTTTCCGTAGTCTTTTTGCTTCAGATAACCAAGAGCACTGATCCATAGGGCCTTATTCTTAAATACGGTATCCTCCTTTGTCAACACATTCAATTGTTGTTGGGCCTCAGCAAATTTATTAATCTCCACCAGAGAAATTGCATAGAACAATTTCAATTCGTTATCGACACTGTTTTCTCCAACCAGTTTTTCCAATGCTTCGGCGGCAGCCTCATAATCTTTGGTATTAAATGCTTTTTGGGCTTCTTGTGCCACGGCAGTATTCTCTTCTCCCCGTACCACTAAATTCAACGGTTCGTAATTTGCATAATCGCCATATTGCGGCATTCCGGGCTTGTTAAACACATAAAGACCTATTAACAAAAGTGCACTTGCCGCTGCCGCATAATACCAAGGTCTGAACCTCCTTACTTTTTTGGCTCCCTCTCCTCTTTTGTTAAAATAATCTTCAGAAACATTCTTCAATGTTGTTTTAAACGCAACATTCTTATCCTCTTCCCCTATGGTATGTTTCAGGAACGCTACCGTTTCTTTATAACTTTCGAACGCCTCTTTAAATACAGGGTCGTTAACAAGCTTATCTTCAAAAGCCCTTAGCCTTTCTTCGGAAAGGTCATTATTCAGATAACTGTCGAATTCTATAAGGTCTTGTTCCTGCATGATTACAATTTTAAATTTTTATATCCAGGAGACTCCTGAACAAGTTTTGTAAGCTTGCCTATACATAGCGATTTTTTCTTCCTGGCATACGCATAGGTTACTCCCAAACTTTCGGCAACTTCTTCCATTGACTTGATTTTAAAAGTTGCTTTAAGCAATTCTTTACAGGCTTGCCCCAATTTTAGAAACATCTCGGTAAACAATGCATGTTTTTCCTCATATAAGGATGTTTCTGTTAGCATATGTTCGGTGGTTTCATTATTAGATAAAATTTCATCCTTAATTGTTACCTCTTTATTCGATTCTTTTTTTAGGTGATTTATCCATTTTCGTTTGCATAGCAGAAAAAAATAAGCTTCAAAAGGGCAGGTTAACTGCAAACCTTTTTCTGATGCCTGATTATAAATTGTAATTAAAGTTTCCTGAATAACATCTTTAGCCTGATCAGTATCACCACTATTATTCTTAATAAAGTTAACCACTTTTGGAGCAAACTTATCATATATCATCTGTACAACAAAGGTATTGTTCTGCAACAACCCGTTTATATACTTCTGATCTTCATGAATTTCTTTTTCACTCATTAAACTTTCAAATTTTACACTAAAATATAAAAGTTTTCTCACCCGGAATATCAAATATCTCTTCTGAGCTAATTTTCAAAAAAAATAAAAACATGGGGTAACAAATTTTTCATGCTGTTGATATAAGGGTGTAAAACGTAAAAAATCAGAAATCATGAAAAACTTAAAAACATTATGCACCCCCTTAAGTCACTTAGGTAAAATGTGTGCATACGGACTCCTCAACAACATGCCCTCACCACAACGTTCATCTTATAAAGCCAGAAAAGTTACAACCTGTACACTCTTAGCCGCTACTATATTATTTTCCGGATGCAAATCAGACGACGACTCTTCAAGTTACATTGACATTCCGGAACCTCCGACAGCACAGGAATTCAATGCCCTCATACAAAACACACTCGAAAGTTACATACAAGACTTTCAATTTGAGGCAGACGGAAGCACCGTAGAATTCAACTCGGAGGCAGGGGTACAATTGCAAATAAACACCGGTTGCCTGACCTTAAATGGCAATGCAGTAACCGGAACAGTCGATCTGGAATACATAGAGTTATTCTCTAAGGCCGATATGCTGGTTACCAACAAGCCTACAATGGGAATCTTGCCCGACAACAGCAGGGATGTGATGGTATCTGGCGGTGAATTCTATATTAATCTTACCCAAAACGGTACTCAACTGGAAGCCATTTGTGAATATCGGTTACGGGTACCGGATGAACTTACCGGCGGAGAAGACCAGAACATGGAACTCTGGGATGGTATTATTGACCAAAACGGCGACCTTTCGTGGGAATCGAACAGCAGCAGTGTATTCTACGAAGGCGGGAGCTACTATGCCTTTTTAGACCGTTTTGGGTGGACGAACATCGACCGTTTTACTGCCGACCCTCGTCCGAAAACCACAATAAACGTACAGGTGCCGGACGGTTATAACCTGGGCAACAGTAAAATCTATATTTCCTATGACGGCGAAAATCATTTGCTGGGAACCGTACACATCTTTAATGACGGTGTTTTTAGCGAACACTACGGAAAATTGCCTGTCGGGTTAGCGTGCCATATCATTTTCATAACAGAAAGAAACGGGAATTTCAGTTATGCGATCAAACCGATAACCATTGAAGAAAACCATACGATTTCTTTCAGCATACCGGAAACTACTACAGGCACTCAAGACGACATCTTAACGGCCATAGAAGCTCTTCCATAGTAAACTACCTCGGTGCAAGCACACGAAGCATTGGTCGGAAACAAATTTTAATTTCGAGGCAAGCCTCGGGGTATTATACCCTTTGGCGGTGCCAATAAAAATTTCAGATCAAGGGGTAACAAATACAGAACCCTGTTGATATAAGCGTATAAAGAACAAGAAAATCTTAGAAATCATGAAAAATCTATCACAAGCAAGTAAAAACAACATGAAAAAAGCACTTTGGAAAACAACGGCCCTGGCACTTACCTGTGCCTTCACTTTAACATCGTGCCATAATAATGACGACAACGATGTAGAAACTATTCCGCTACCACCGTCTGCAGAAGCTTTTGCCAATATCAGGATCGACGCTACGGAACAACATACACAACATTTTCAATTCAATGCAGAAGAAGGCAATGGAACCTTCACTTCCGAAAAAGGTATTACATTGATCATAGACGGAAGTTGCCTGACAAAAGACGGCAATGCTGTTACAGGACAGGTAGATGTCGAATTTGTAGAATTATTCGACAAGGGAAATATGCTTGTAACCAACAAGCCTACCATGGGCGTTATGCCGGATGGCAATAAAGCCTTGTTGATCTCCGGTGGGGAATTCTACATAAATGCCACTCAAGACGGAGACCAACTCGATATGAACTGCTTTATCCAGTTGCAGGTTCCTACCGATCTTACCGGCGGTGACGATAACGATATGATCTTATGGAAAGGCAATATTGACGAAGATGGCAACCTGGCCTGGGAAGAAAACAAAAACCCTAACGGCGACGGTGCCGATGGCGAATTATTTATCGGCGAAAGGGAAGGCGTTCCCGGAACGCAATACTATGCCTTCTTTAATGGTTTCGGCTGGACCAATGTAGACAGGTTCTATAACGATCCAAGGCCAAAAACCACACTAAAGGTTGCTGTTCCGGAAGGATACAACCATGAAAATTCTGCCGTATACCTGTCGTACGACGGAGAAGCAAATGCCCTTGCCAATCTGGACACATATCTGCCCAGCGAAGCAGTGTTCAGCGAGCACTACGGACAGATCCCTATTGGGCTGGAAGTGCATGTGATCTTTGCCACAGAAGATGGGGGAAACTGGAGGTATGCCATTAAAGCTGCTACAATAGAGGAGGATGGCGTTATCACTTTCGACTATTTCGAAACAAATATAGCTACAGAAGCACAACTAACAGATCTGATTAACAATTTACCTTAATACAGGTAATAAGGGGGATTTTAGTTTGTAAAAGTGATGACTGCAAGTCGTCACTTTTACTTATATTTAACTTATCAATAAGCAAACTCCTATGAAATTTAGAATTATTTTCTTCTTTATCACGCTATTAGCATACACTACTTACGCCCAGCAAAAAACTGAAGAAACAGACAGCTTAAGACGAAAAGCAAAATTTCATGCAGCGCTCAAAAATAATGAAATATCGCTGAACCCGGAAACCCCTGCACTCAATCAGATAGCGGGAGCACCAAAGGCTTTCTACACGTATTACTGGGAGTTTGGAGACGGCCATTACAGTACGGAACAAAACCCCAAACACGTTTATAAAAAACCCGGGGACTATGAAGTACGCTTTTGGGCAACAAACCATTACGATACCGGAAAACCTCCGGCTACCCGACCGCAAAAGGTTTCGGTAAAAACCACTTCTATACCTTATAACGATGAAGCCTCTATGGATACCGACCTCAGTTTAAGAAAAAACAGGGATCCCGTTCCCGGTGAGGACATGGCTATAGTTCTGGGTTATAAGAACACTAAAAACCATATCACTTCCGGAAAATTATACCTGTTCTATAACGAACAGAAATACAAAGACGATAATTTTGAACCTGCCGAGGTCCGGTTACACTATAACGAACAACTCTTTACAGAAGAACCTATTGTGTTTGCCAGCGAAAGATCTCCCGAACATTCGCTTTTGGCAAGCAATGTTAACAACATCCGGGACACCGAAGAAGTTCAGGACTCTACCGAACACACCAACCTGCCACTTTCCCTTGAAGATGCCAAAGCTTATTACAGAAACCGGGAGGCCATTGCCTTTAATGACCTGAAGCCGGGTGAAGAACGCAATGTATTCTTCACCCTGAGAACAACTCCCGAAATGCTTAAGGACACCAGTGCAATTATAACGGTACGCAGCATTTATGTTCCCGATAATAATTACGACAACCATAAAATAAAGGATATGGAAATGGAGATCGTTACCTCACACGATCCCAATAAAATGTCTACAAGCAATACCTTTATGAATTACCGCTTGGTACGATTCAAAAGAGTAAAATACAAAATACGCTTTCAGAACAACGGGGAAGGCCCTGCGCGTACTATACGTTTAGAAACAGACATTCCGGACATTTACGACAAAAGAACAATTGAAGTAGAAAGCATGTATCCCGAATGCCCCATATGCCCAAAGGAACCTGTCGAATATAGTTGCCTGGACACTACGTATACCGACAAGCAAGCCATATTTACATTTAAAAACATCTACCTTCCGGGCAGCGAACAAAGAAATGTAAAAGAATACGATTCTACCAAAGGTTATGTAAAATACAGCCTAAAGTTCGGCGACGACTTTCACAAAATAAAAACAAGGAGTAAAACAGCCATCATTTTTGACAAGAACGAACCCATTATAACCAACTACTCCACAACCAGATTTCTTCCCGGTATTTCTATCGGCCTTAAGGCTGGTTATAATTATTATCCGAAACTGGAAAACTCCAAAAGCCCGTTTATTGCAGCTACCATATCCCCTTTCAAATCGTATCGTTGGTATTGGCAAGCTGAATTTTCAAACAGTTTTCATTCGTATGAAGCCAACTCTTTCGAAGAAACCTTTAACGATAAACAGGGATTCAGGCAACTGCAACGCACCTATACCAAAACAGCATACAACAATGTGAACTGGGAGGTTCCGCTATTAATAAAATACAACATCAACAATTACCTGGCGGTCGGCTCGGGTATTCAGGCCAATTTCGATCTCAGTTCAAAACAGGAAAAAGAAATAACACTTGAAGAATACGAAGGCCCGACAGATCAGTTTTTAATTAACTCCACAACGACCAATGAAGAACAAAAAGATTCATTCACCAATATAAAAACCGGATTATTGATCGACTTTACAGCCGGCTTCGCGCGGATCGGTCCCAGTTTGGGAGCCCGTTATGTTATAAATACCGAAAAAGGATTCAACTACTGGCAATTTTATGCGCGCTGGAAGTTTTAATACATGCATTCATATTGCCTTATTGTGGTTTGTCGCTGCTATTGGCCACGCCCAGTCTTTGGAAGACAGTATATACCGGAGTGTCGA of the Zhouia spongiae genome contains:
- a CDS encoding porin family protein gives rise to the protein MRYHLTIIFTMLNVLVLQAQALDSLLIREPDDKYLEDQFYIGISYNALLNRPTNVDQSSLPYGLQLGFIKDVPLNARRNIGFGIGVGYSVNSFYSNLRAVKSGEEIYYERIPDSIDFKRNKIEAHMIDVPIEFRWRTSKAGTHSFWRIYSGIKLGYNFANRSRYIDADNRLSFTNPDIRKLQYGAYLSFGYNTWNFYVQYQLNDLIENRETITGDPIDMRVLQLGLIFYIL
- a CDS encoding ExbD/TolR family protein, whose amino-acid sequence is MAKFTKKKKGELPPVSTASLPDIVFMLLFFFMTVTTMKDSELKVVNELPYADQVQKLDKKDRIIYIYAGKPHERYQATYGTASRVQLNDQLRDVSDVGAYVLEERAGKRPEIQNVLTTALKVDKETNMGLVSDIKQQLRKVNALKINYTTRVGKASQN
- a CDS encoding ExbD/TolR family protein; the encoded protein is MAKRAIPEVNAGSMADIAFLLLIFFLVTTTIETDSGINRKLPPDEEVVDPPVIKQKNIFTVVVNKNGQLLVEEQPMQLDDLRKAAMEFLDNGGGTGDAACSYCRGKKDPESSDNPTKAIISLQNDRETKYGTYIAVQNELVAAYNDLRNRYAESKYPNAGLNYVQMQEEFDNPQTEEARKDRLKTMLDDIKEAYPQKLSEAEPNKTN
- a CDS encoding MotA/TolQ/ExbB proton channel family protein — protein: MKRLFSILAVAGLLALNATNANAKALEPVVAENISEIVAIDDAAALVQDEAPAEESKSFHQVLKEKFIQGGAGFMGVVLLCLILGLAVAIERIIFLNMATTNTKKLTQQVEDALSSGGVEAAKEVCRNTRGPVASIFYQGLDRSAEGIEMAEKSVVAYGGVQMGQLEKNVSWLSLFIAIAPMLGFMGTVIGMIQAFEKIAAVGNLDASLIAGDIQVALLTTVFGLIVAIILQIFYNYIIAKIDTLVNDMEDSSITLINMLAAHKK
- a CDS encoding asparaginase; the protein is MSRKPNILLVYTGGTIGMIKDYKTGALRAFNFDKLLKRIPELSHLNCEISTISFDEPIDSSNMNPGFWVKIVEIIEENYDNFDGFVVLHGSDTMSYTASALSFMLENLSKPVIFTGSQLPIGDLRTDAKENLITSIEIASLMEDGEPVIKEVCLYFEYKLYRANRTTKINAEHFQAFASLNYPALAESGVHLKVNKEYLMKPTDKKLVVRKKLDAGIVVVKLFPGISRHSFECVVNNDFVRAVIIETYGAGNAPTAPWFYEVLKNASEAGKYIVNVTQCSGGSVSMGQYETSVHLQELGIISGKDITTEAAIAKLMYLLGAEISQNTFKIVFETALRGEMS
- a CDS encoding 1-acyl-sn-glycerol-3-phosphate acyltransferase encodes the protein MTRFDQIRPYKDEEVNGALQKVYGHPMIKALLHFAFPDKTPETIREEVLACNSIRDFQTKVIYHAVKNVIERSSEGFTTNGFETLDPDTPYLFISNHRDIILDTSLLNVALYEHRQIMTASAIGDNLVQKPFLMALSKLNRNFLIRRALTPREMLQSSRLVSEYIRDLIGLEKRSVWIAQREGRTKDGNDQTHQGVLKMIGLAAGKSDVMEYFKKIRIVPVSISYEYDPTDMLKMPELMAKHYDKEYVKSNNEDFNSILKGATGQKKHIHISIGDVLDGELDDIRNSGEPVNKQYQMLADVIDCQIHKNYKLWPSNYMAYDLLYNTTRFQNEYNEKQKRQFDRRIARRVEKNNEVALKNFLAMYANPVKNKFDL
- a CDS encoding TatD family hydrolase gives rise to the protein MILTDTHTHLYSEAFDDDRDDMIKRAIDLGVKRFFVPAIDSTYTDRMLKLKADYPDCVFLMTGLHPTHVKEGYRSEILHVEELLAKHKFYAIGEIGVDLYWDKTFLKEQQDAFSMQIGLAKKYKLPIVIHCRDAFSEVFEVLEDHKGEDLYGIFHCFTGDLEQAEKAISLNMKLGIGGVVTFKNGKIDKFLNQIDLKHVVLETDAPYLAPTPYRGKRNESAYVMNVAEKLVDVYNLPLEVIVKQTTLNSKEVFGV
- a CDS encoding tetratricopeptide repeat protein: MQEQDLIEFDSYLNNDLSEERLRAFEDKLVNDPVFKEAFESYKETVAFLKHTIGEEDKNVAFKTTLKNVSEDYFNKRGEGAKKVRRFRPWYYAAAASALLLIGLYVFNKPGMPQYGDYANYEPLNLVVRGEENTAVAQEAQKAFNTKDYEAAAEALEKLVGENSVDNELKLFYAISLVEINKFAEAQQQLNVLTKEDTVFKNKALWISALGYLKQKDYGKSKIQLEKITDDAEEYKKARQLLKKLS
- a CDS encoding RNA polymerase sigma factor produces the protein MSEKEIHEDQKYINGLLQNNTFVVQMIYDKFAPKVVNFIKNNSGDTDQAKDVIQETLITIYNQASEKGLQLTCPFEAYFFLLCKRKWINHLKKESNKEVTIKDEILSNNETTEHMLTETSLYEEKHALFTEMFLKLGQACKELLKATFKIKSMEEVAESLGVTYAYARKKKSLCIGKLTKLVQESPGYKNLKL